Proteins encoded together in one Heliangelus exortis chromosome 13, bHelExo1.hap1, whole genome shotgun sequence window:
- the MAF gene encoding transcription factor Maf, whose product MASELAMSSSDLPTSPLAMEYVNDFDLMKFEVKKEPVETDRIISQCGRLIAGGSLSSTPMSTPCSSVPPSPSFSAPSPGSGTDQKTHLEDYYWMTGYPQQLNPEALGFSPEDAVEALINSSHHPLPGAFDGYARGQQLAAAAGAGGSVPAEEMGSAAAVVSAVIAAAAAQGGAPHYHHHHHHPHHGGGGGGGGHPHAAAPGSAPPSSASSAAGSGGGGGGGGGGAGGLHHPHHGGGGGGGLHFDDRFSDEQLVTMSVRELNRQLRGVSKEEVIRLKQKRRTLKNRGYAQSCRFKRVQQRHVLESEKNQLLQQVEHLKQEISRLVRERDAYKEKYEKLVSNGFRENGSSSDNPSSPEFFMYPRESSTTVM is encoded by the coding sequence ATGGCATCAGAACTGGCAATGAGCAGCTCCGACCTGCCCACCAGTCCCCTGGCCATGGAATATGTTAATGACTTCGATCTGATGAAGTTTGAAGTGAAAAAGGAGCCGGTGGAGACCGATCGCATTATCAGCCAGTGCGGCCGCTTGATCGCCGGGGGATCGCTCTCTTCCACCCCGATGAGCACGCCCTGCAGCTCGGTGCCCCCGTCCCCCAGCTTCTCGGCGCCCAGCCCCGGCTCCGGCACCGACCAGAAGACCCACCTGGAAGACTACTACTGGATGACGGGCTACCCGCAGCAGCTCAACCCGGAGGCGCTGGGCTTCAGCCCCGAGGACGCGGTGGAGGCGCTGATCAACAGCAGCCACCACCCGCTGCCCGGCGCCTTCGATGGCTATGCTAGAGGGCAGCAGCTGGCCGCGGCCGCCGGCGCCGGCGGCTCCGTACCGGCCGAGGAGATGGGCTCGGCGGCCGCCGTGGTGTCGGCGGTGATCGCCGCGGCGGCGGCGCAGGGCGGCGCGCCccactaccaccaccaccaccaccacccgcaccacggcggcggcggcggcggcggcgggcacCCCCACGCCGCGGCGCCGGGCAGCGCGCCGCCCTCCTCCGCCTCCTCGGCCGCCGGCTccggcggtggcggcggcggcggcggcggcggcgccgggGGGCTGCACCACCCGCACcacggcggcggcggcggcggcggcctcCACTTCGACGACCGCTTCTCCGACGAGCAGCTGGTGACCATGTCGGTGCGGGAGCTGAACCGGCAGCTGCGGGGCGTCAGCAAGGAAGAGGTGATCCGgctgaagcagaagaggaggacCCTCAAAAACAGGGGCTATGCCCAGTCCTGCCGCTTCAAGAGGGTCCAGCAGCGGCACGTCCTGGAGTCGGAGAAGaaccagctgctgcagcaagtGGAGCACCTAAAGCAGGAGATCTCCAGGCTGGTCCGGGAGAGGGACGCCTACAAGGAAAAATACGAGAAGCTGGTCAGCAACGGCTTCAGAGAAAACGGATCCAGCAGCGACAACCCTTCCTCTCCAGAGTTTTTCAT